A segment of the Silvanigrella paludirubra genome:
AATAAGTGTTTTTTTATATAATTATTTTAATAAAAAAACCTTAATTTCAAGTTTGCAATCAAAAAAAATAATTTGCCTTATTATTTTAGAAACCTATAAAAACCTTTCTTTATGTGGTTTTAGAATTCCGTTTTATAGTTTTATTAATGTTATTAATTTAGGCAAACATAAATTCACTTTTGGTAAGAATTTTTTAGAAAGTTTTCGTTTTGATTTTGAATCTACGATTCAAGAGTGGAATGAACAAAATATTATTTATAATGAACGATATATTTCAAAAAGGTATAATACAACATATCAATCAATTATTGGTTTTAGCTCAATTGGAAAACTAAATATTGAATCTCTTACAAGTGATATTCCTTCTTATACGCAATTAGAAAATCACTTTTTAACGGCAACAAATAACAATGATAATATGGTAACGAAATTTTGCTTAGGGTCTTTAAATAAAAATAATCTTCATCAAATAGATAATTTTTTAAATTTATATTTGAAAGATCGTTTTTCAAACTTACTAAACCCTAACAATAAATTTACTTTTATTCAAAAAATTAGCCCACAAATTCATGACATAATGGTAATATATTATATAGATTATTCAATTGAAAAAATAGAAAAGACAAAATTAAATAATCCTATTTATTTATGCTATAATTTCACAGTAATTACTAAAAATAATAAAATATGGACTAAAAACTTTAATTTTGGATTTTTAAATCACACAATTCATAATAAATACTCAAGTGATATAAATGAAATAATTTTAAAATTTGTTGCAGACAAAAATATTAATCAATATTTTAGTAATAAAAAACACAATGAAATTTTGTACGAAAATTTATATTAAAGGTTTTCATTTATAAACATTTTTATGAATGAATCGGAACGTCTATCGGATAAATAATGATAAGCTGTTACTTCATTACCAGCCGCATCTTCATTGCTAAAAGCATGTGTGCTCATTCCATGGGACACAAATGTAAAATCAGCATTACAAGCAATCATCTCATCATAAAAATTCTTAATATCTTCAGAAGAAACCAAAGGATCCCTTGCCCCGTGTAAAATAAGCATTTTAGGCATTTTTTGGTGAGAAGGAACTCTTATTTTACTTGTTAATAAACCATGAAGAGAAATAGCACCCGTTAGACCTTCACCATACCTTGCTAACTGCAATGAAGATGCACCACCAAAACAATAGCCAATAGAAAATAATTTAGAAGTATTTACATTTGAATTTCTTTTTAAAAGTTCAAAAGGAGCAACAATTCTATCTTTATAAATATCACTATTTTCAATTACAGAATTCATTAATTTTCCAGCTTCATCTCCAGTTGAAGCGTATTGCTGATTTCCATACATGTCGGCAACAAGGACAACAGCCCCCATATTTGCTAATTTTTCAGCAACTTTTTTTTGTCTTGGATTTATTCCCCAAAAATCTGTGTACATTACAATACCAGGAAGTTTTATTCCTTGTGATTTTGGTTCAACAATATATCCCCTACAATTTGTATCTTGAACTCTATATTCAATATCATAACATTTCATAAAAAATCTCCTTTTAATTAAATAAATTTAAAATCAATAATTTCAAATTCACGAGTACCAGCAGGAACTTCTACTACTATAATTTCACCAATTTTTTTGTTTAATAATTCATTTCCTAAAGGAGATCTCCAGCTAATTTTTTTTAAATTTAAATTAGCTTCATCTTCACCAACAATTTGATAAGTAACAATAGCACCTTCGCCATTTTCTAACTTAACAGTGGCTCCAAATAAAATTTTATTTCCAATTTGTTCTTTAGGATTTACAATTCTAGCAGCAGAAATACGTTTATCTAAAAAGCGCAGACGACGATCAATTTCTCGTAATCTTTTTTTACCATATTGATACTCAGCATTTTCAGACCGATCTCCCTGCTTTGCAGCAGCGGAGACCTCTTGAACAACCAAAGGTCTTTCTTTTTTTGAAAGCTCATTAAATTCATCAACTAATTTTTTATACCCTTCAGGTGTGATTAAATTAGGCTGTTTCTTTACTTCATTTTGATTTTCAAATTTCATTTTTACTTTGTAGTTTGTGTACCATAGGGAGCATATTCAACTGGAACCCAAACATAACCTTTCCCTTCTAAACGAATATGACCGATTCCTGGAAAAGGAAGATGTTCCCCAGCAAGCCAAATTTTGTTTTTTGCCGCATTTGAAAATAAAGAAGCTCTCATTGCTATTGCTTTTTTACTATCTGCATCAAATTGAACCCCAATTTTGGGATCTGGAAATTGTGTTGCGTAGCTATGAATAACATCTCCTAAAATCAATATAGTTTCTCCCTTAGAACTAAATTGATAGCTTGTATGCCCTGGGGTATGCCCCGGAGTAGGAATCGCTTTTAAGCCTGGCGATAATGTTTCAGCAGCTGCAAAAGGCTTTAATTTATCTGCTGCCTGATAAGGCTTAACAGAATCTTGAGCCATTTTAAAATATTTTTTAAATTCTTCAGGAGCAGCCTCAGAATTTTTTGAACTTAACCAAAAATCAGCCTCTGCCTGAGACATGCGAAGTATTGCATTTGGAAAATTAATTTTTCCTTCTGTACTTGTTGCTCCGCAAATATGATCTCCATGTAAATGAGTAATATAAATGGTATCAATTTGACTTGGTTCATAACCCGAAGCTTTTAAACTTTCTAATAAAGTTCCCGCTGTCGGTCCAAAACATTTCGAAGTTCCGGCATCTACTAATATTAAATTTGATCCCGTATTTACAAGGTAAGCACTTATAGAAGTTTGGACATCGGGGTTAGAAATAAACATTTTTCCCAATAGTTTTTTTAAATTTGGGGCTGTGACGTTTTTTAGTAACTGATTATGATCTAATTTAATATAGCCATCATATAGAGCTGTAATTTCAAAATCCCCTAAAGGCATCCGAAAATATCCAGGCGCTTGTGTCTTTAGCTGAGAGGGCGGAGTCGATGCGATTGATTTTGTAGAAATAAAGAAACTTGTAACACTGACCGCTGTTGCTGCTAACATAACTAAAGTCTGTTTACTCTTATATAAAAACGGACTCTTCATAAGGATTCCTCCTAAAATGTTTATTAACAAAAAACGCCTACAGATAAATTACTTATAAGCCCTTTAGCATAATTATAATATAATTGCTAATTTTTGATGAATATAATTTCTTTAATAACAATATGTTACATTGTTTTTTCTAAGAAGACATTCTGGATTATAATTTATAATTCATTATTTAATTAACTTAATGAGTTAATTAAAACAAAAAATAATTCATATTTAGTAATTTTATTTTCTTGAATAATATTTTTTTACTAATAAGATAAATTAAAGTCAGAATATATTTATCATGACTTTATTAATATTTGATTAAATATTGATTAAATTTAATTTATTAAAGGCCAAAGGAATGATAAATAAAAAACTCGGAGATGGCATTGAAATTATATTCCCATATAATGCAATAAATTCTTCTTTAAATTCAAATTTTCATAATAAAGATAAATATCAAATTGTTTTTTTTGGATGCCATGGAAAAGGGAGTGAAAAACACACTGATGTCATTAAAAATTACTTGAATAATCATCAAATAACTCCTGATTTTTTTCTTCTTAATGGAGATAATTTTTATGACTCTGGAGTTGAAAATACAGAATCCCCACTTTTTAAAACCTGTTTTGAAACACCATATGCTAAACATTTTACAAGCCAGTTTTTTTTCCCTATTTTAGGAAACCATGATTACGGAGAGTTTTTTTTAGGTGGCTTAAAAAATTTATTATTATTTAGAAAAAATAGATCAAGCCCTCAGGCTCAAGTTCAATATTCAACAAAATCAAAAAATTGGTATATGCCCGGATTTTATTATTCAATTAAAGATTCAAATCATATTTTTGAACTTTTTTGCATTGACTCAAACACAATTTTATTTCACGAGAAACAACAAGAATGGCTAAAAAATAAAGTAACAAACTCAAAAGCAAAATGGAAAATTTTAGTATCTCACCATCCTTTGGTAACAAATGGACACCATGCTTCAGAACCAGATGTGATAGGACTTCATAATTTTATTAATGAAAATTTTCAAAAAAATTCAAATCCAAACTTAAAATTTAATTTATTTATTGCAGCGCATGAGCATAACAATCAAGTTTTGATAGATAGTGTTCATTCTTACCAAATTATTGTTGGAAATTGTTCCTCAAAAAAACCCGCCCATGTAAATAAAAAACAAAACACTTTATATTGCTCAGCAGAACCAAATGATTTTTCGTTTGGATTATTAACATTAAGTAAAGATAATATTATATGTGATATAAAAGGAAACAAAAGTAACTATAATTTTGATTATGATAAAATAAAAAACTTACAAAAAAATGTAAGTCCAATTAAATTTAATCAACCAGATATAATTAAAAACTCTTCTATAATAAATACAAGTATTTATTTAAATCCAGACTTATCGTTAAGTTTAGATGAAAGAAAAATTTATCTTCAATATCTTTATGATGAAATTGAAATGTCGAGTCTTCATTGGAATCAATATAGCTATTTAGGAATTTTTGCTAGAAGATATGATGAATTAAAAAAGATAGATCAATTGCTCGTTAATGCAAAATTATATGTAAAAAACTTTAATCAAATAAAAGAGTCGAATATACCTTGGCTTGAATTATGGACTGTGGTTGAAAATTTATATGTTTATATTTCAGATATGCATTATTATTGTTTAAAAATAAATGAAGACCATGAAAAGAAAAATAAAAAATCTAAACGACAAGAAGCATTACAAAACCTCGAAAATAGAATTTATGGAATTTATAATATATTTTATTATATTTTAATTCATTTTTATAGAAGTAAAAACATTCCTGAAAATTTAATTCATGAACAAGCCCTATCTGATCTTTATAAATTTGAAGCTTATTGTAATCGCTGCCGCATAGAAAAAGGGTATCGCACAATCAAAAAATTGAAGTATTATATTGGTCACAAGAAGAGGTAAAAAAAAACCTGAAAGTTAAACTTTCAGGTTTTTTTATAATCGTAAATTCCGATTTAATTCGAAATTTAGATTACTCGATGCATTTACCAACAGCTCCAGAACCAACTGTACGGCCGCCTTCACGGATCGCAAAGCGTAGACCTGGTTCCATCGCAACTGGAGTAATGAGTTCAACTGTGATTTCAACGTTATCACCAGGAACAACCATTTCAACGTTTGCAGGTAGATCAACTACACCAGTAACGTCAGTTGTACGGAAGTAAAATTGTGGGCGGTAGCCTTTAAAGAAAGGTTTATGGCGTCCACCTTCGTCCTTATTAAGAACGTAGATTTGAGCAGTAAATTTCTTGAAAGGTTTGATTGAACCTGGCTTAGAAAGAACTTGGCCGCGTTCAACGTCTTCACGTTTTGTACCACGTAGAAGAACACCAACGTTATCACCAGCTTGACCTTGGTCGAGAACCTTACGGAACATTTCAACACCAGTACAGATAGTTTTAGTTGTTGGCTTGATACCAACGATTTCAAGCTCTTCACCAACTTTACAGATACCTTGCTCAATACGACCAGTACAAACTGTACCACGACCGGAAATTGAGAAAACATCTTCAATTGGCATAAGGAATGGTTTGTCAACTGGGCGTGGTGGCTCTTGAATGAAAGAGTCAACAGCGTCCATTAGCTCAACAATACATTTTGAAGCTTTTTCATCTGCTGGATTTTGAAGTGCGCCAAGAGCAGCACCGCGAATAACAGGAGTGTCGTCACCAGGGAAACTGTACTTAGTTAAAAGTTCACGAATTTCCATTTCAACAAGGTCTGTTAATTCAGGGTCAGCAATGTCGCATTTGTTCAAGAATACAACGATGTATGGAACGTTTACCTGACGAGCAAGCAAAATGTGCTCGCGAGTTTGAGGCATTGGACCATCAGTAGCAGCACAAACTAGGATTGCTCCATCCATTTGCGCAGCACCCGTAATCATATTTTTTACGTAGTCCGCGTGACCAGGACAGTCAACGTGTGCATAGTGACGATTCGCAGTTTCGTACTCAATGTGGGAAGCATTAATGGTAATACCACGAGCTTTTTCTTCTGGCGCTTTGTCGATTTCGTCGAATTTAGTAGCAACTTTACCTTGACGTGTAGAAAGAACAGCAGAAATAGCAGCTGTAAGAGTGGTCTTACCGTGGTCAACGTGACCAATGGTACCGATATTCATATGAGGCTTGGAGCGCTCAAATTTTTCCTTTGCCACGGTATAATCCTCCAGTGTAGGCAACATAAATAAAAAAACAAACAAAAAAAATCATGTGTAGGATAAGCACAGTTAGAACAACTTGTAAAGAGGTTCGTGCTCCTGTGAAGGGCATTGATACAAACATTCCAAACAAAATGCAATGATCTTTTAGAAAGACATTGCAAATTTTTAAAATACAATTCGCATCATTTTAGAACATCTATTTTGGAATCACAAGAATTTGTTTTTAAAGAAAAAGATTAGCTAAACATATCGTTTTCATTACTTATGAGCTCTTCAAGTATACTCTCGTTATCCTCTGCACGAGTCCTCATTAATCTTTCCTTAAATTCATTATAACGCAATTCTCCATCTGGTAAATCAAATGAAAAATCGGCCAAAATGGAATAGCGGTTTGCATCATAAAACTCGTTAAAAAGGATAGGTTTGGCGGGAATCACTTTTTCTTTCAAAGGAAATGTGAACTCAAGAGGAATGATCCGGGTTGCCCTGATGGCAGCAAGAATACAAATTCCAATTAAAAGAGCGACAAGAGTATTAACTTGAAGAGAACGAATTTCTAGCAAAAAGGGAACTAATATAAAAATGAAAGCGGCAGCAGCCCCCTGAAAAGCAACGTAGGTTAGGACATATAAAGAATCATCTTCCCAGTTTTTAAAATCAATTGGTAGCATTAAAAAAACAGCTTGAACGATCGCTCCTAAAAAAACACCAATATAAGTCAGTAAATAATCAATAGTTTTAATAAGCATATTTTTTCTCTTCCTTAAGAAAGTGCTTAAAAGACTGATCGGATAAAATTGGGAAAGAATTGGAGGAAATTTTTTTCTAGGCTATAAGTTTGAAATACTCCTATTTTTGGAGCCCGCGCCTTTCTGATCGCTTTAAATTCTTTTTAATTTAAATAGGATGAGGTCTTTATATGAAAATTTATTCTATCCCTTTTTGCCCTTTTTGTTACCGAGTTAAATTAGCACTTCATGAAAAAAAAATTCCAAAAGATTTAATTGAAATTGAAGAAATAGATTTAAAAAATCCACCAAAAGATTTTATAGAAATCAATCCAAACCTCACCGTTCCTACTTTACAAATAAAAGGAAATGATGGTTTTGCTGAAAGTATGATTATTGTAGAATATTTAAACAATTTAAATACAAATACACCAAATTTATATGGAAATAGCAATGAAGAAATTGCAAAAAACAAAGTTTTAATTGAAAGAATTTCAAGCGAAATCATTCCTGCCTTATTAGGATGCTTTTATGCAAACGGCAGTGAAGTGAAGTTTAGAAAATCACTTCAAAAACTTCCAATGGTTTTTGAAAAATTAGAAGAATTACTTGAAAAAATAAACGCACCATTTTTTGGTGGGAGTTCATTAAATGCAGTCGATATTTGTTTTGCACCTTTTATTTGTTATTATTTAGTTGCAAACGAATTTAATTCTAAAATTATTCTTCCAAATTCAAATACAAAAGCATTTAATTATTTTAAAAATATTCAAAATCACTCCTATATTAATGAACTTATTCTTAGTAATGAAAAGTTCAAAAATGATACCAAAGAAGAACTTATTATTGATACAGAGGGAACAAAATATATTAAAAGCTCTTCACGTAATTTAATAAAAGATATAGAGGAAGAAGTTAAAATATTAAATGAAAGAATATCATTAAAAAACAAAGGTAACAAAGCAATACTTTGGAAAACAAATAAAAATGAAAAAGGTCCTTATATTGAAACAACTGTTCAATTTAAACATTATGATGAAGCTATTCATGCCATTCAGGTAATTTGTGATTTACAAGAAACATCAGATCATCACTCTCATTTTGTTCTTGAAAACTTCAACCAAATTAAAGTAGAAGTATGTACGCATCAACCAACCTGGGGAGTGACTGCTATGGACATTGCTTTTGCAGAAACTCTCTCTGACAGTTTAAAATAAAGGAGTTATCATGAAAGAAATGAAAAAAACATTTTTGGCTTTTATTGGAGGAAGTGGGCTTTATGATCTTCCTGGAATTGAAAATGTTGAAGAAATTGAAATCGCAACTCCCTTTGGCTGTCCTTCCGATAAAATAACAACTGGTACAATTGATGGAAAACCAATCGCCTTTTTACCAAGACATGGTAAGGGTCATCGTTTTTTACCTTCCGAAGTGAATTATAGAGCAAATATTTATGCTCTAAAAAAACTTGGTGTGACACATATTGTCAGCGTAAGTGCTGTTGGTGGACTTCAAGAAAAAACAGCTCCTGGAACAGCTGTAATTCCTACTCAAATTATTGATAAAACAACGGGTCAAAGACAACGCACTTTTTTTGGAAATGGAGTAGTTGGTCACGTAAGTTTTGCAGATCCATACTGCCCAGAACTTCAATCCTATATTGCAAAAGCATGCGAACAAGAAAAGGTAACAACACATTTTGGTGGCGCACTTGTTTGTATTGAAGGTCCACGTTTTAGTTCCCGTGCAGAAAGCCATAGCTTTAAACGTGAAGAAGCTATGATTATAGGTATGACTGCAATGCCAGAAGCTATTTTAGCTCGTGAAGCAGAAATTGCTTATGCAACTTTAGCTTTTGTAACCGATTATGATTGCTGGAGAGAAGAAACAGAAGCCGTTACGGTAGAAGCTGTTATTGCCGTATTAAATAAAAATGTAGAAGCTTCCAAAAGAATTGCAAAAGCAATTCATAAATTTTTGCCAAAAGAAACAAGTAATCCTATTTTTGAAGCAGCAAAAAATTCAATTATGACAAATTTAAGTTTAATTCCTCAAGAAACAAAAAGAAACCTTGATTTACTTTTTGGAAAATATTGGAAATAGATAAATAGAAATATTTATCTATTTTTATTTTAATAATGAGGATGAAATGAAACCAAATTTAGAAGCTATTAAATATAAAAATAATAAACTAGAAATATTAAATCAGTTACTTTTGCCAGATTCCTTTGTTTATGAAGATTGTATTTCCGTGGAACAAGGATGGCAATCCATTCATCAAATGAAAGTTCGTGGAGCTCCTGCCATTGCAATTACAGCAGCACTATCACTCGCATGTGAACTTTATCATTTGGAAGATAAATATTCTGTTACGGGATTAAAAAAATACATTTTTGATAAACTAGATTATTTATGCACAAGTAGACCTACTGCCGTTAATTTATTTAAAATGTCCGATCAAATGAAATCGCTTATTGAAAATGTAGTTAATAAAGATAAAGAAATTGATCCTAAAAAATTAAAACAAATTTTTATTGAAAACGCTGAAAACTTATTAGAAAAAGATATTTCAGACAACAAAGCGATAGGTCAATTTGGTTCAGAATGTTTTCCCTTAAATAAAAAAATAAAAATACTAACTCACTGCAATACAGGCTCTTTGGCTACTTCGGGGTACGGAACAGCTTTAGGAATTATTCGTTCTCTTCATTCCAATAATAAGCTCGAACACGCTTATGCTACCGAAACACGCCCCTATAACCAAGGAGCAAGATTAACTGCTTTTGAACTTGTATATGAAAATATACCTTCAACCTTAATCACTGACTCTATGGTTTCTTTTTTAATGAAAGAAAAAGGAATTGATGGTGTAGTTGTTGGTGCAGATCGTGTTGTTGCCAATGGAGATACCGCAAATAAAATTGGTACATATCAACTTGCTATCGCAGCAGCATACCACAATGTTCCTTTTTATGTTGCCGCACCAATAACATCAATTGATTGCACAAAAAATAATGGATCAGAAATTCATATTGAAGAACGTCCAAAACATGAATTAACTCACATAAATGGAATTCAGATTGCAGCAAAAGGCATTGATGTTTGGAACCCATCTTTTGATATCACACCAGCTAAATTAATAACAGGAATTGTTACTGAATTAGGAGTCATTCCGAAAAATTTAGATGGTGAATTTAATATTAAAGAATTTTTATTAAAGAAACAAAAATAATTTGTTTCGTTAAATTTAAGGAAAATGAAATGGTTTCATTTATTAAAAATAAAGAATTACTTTCTCCTCTTACCAAAGAAGCACACGCTTTTGCAAAATTTCGAATTAATGCTAAAAAATATTCTGCAAGCTTAATTGAAGAAATTGCAATAGGTCAGTCTATAGGTGCATGGGAAGAACAACATGTTGAACCGCGTCTTTTAAAAACTAAAGTAGCTAAAATTATCGCTTGTGAATCAAATGAAAATTTTCACGAAGCCACTGTTGCTTTTCCTGTAAATATTTGGCACCGGAAGTTGTCATGGTTATTTGCAATTTTATTTGGAAAAATGAGTTTTTATGAAGGTGTTCAATTAAATTCTGTTTGGTTTTCACCAGATTGTTTTGATGAAGAAAATTTAATAGGACCAAAATATTCTCCGCAATCCCTTCGATCTCTTGTTGGAGCAAAAAAAGATAGCCCTTTGCTTATGGGAATATTAAAACCCAATGTTGCAATGAGTGCTGAAAAAATATCTCAATTATTTCTTGAGGCCTCGGAAGCAGGAACTCATATATTAAAAGATGATGAAATTCGTCATGATAATTCTCCTTTAGAAGCTATTAAAAGAGTAGAAATCATTGCGAATGAATCTGCAAAAAGAAATATAAAATCTATTTATGCTGTTCATCTCCAAATAGAAGGTACAAAATACATTGAGCATGCTAAAAGACTAATAGATGCAGGTGCCCAATCCTTTTTAATCAATACCTGGACTTCAGGAATAGAATGTTTACAAGAAATTCGTAAAGTAACAAATATTCCTATATTATCACATCCAAGTTTAGTTGGTGCCTTTGGATTATCAGAGGAAAATTCAACAATTCACCCTCGCGTTACTTTAGCGCAATTTATTCGTGCAGCAGGAGCCGATTTAAGCCTATTCCCTAGTCCTTATGGAAAACTTGGTCTTGAAAAATCCATAGCTCTAGAAATTGCAAATTGTTGTCTCACAAAAAATGAAAATTGGCCCATTCAACCTATGATGCCAGTTCCTAGTGCTGGAATTAAACCTGAACATGCTCCTTTGGCAAAAAAAGATTTTGGAAATGATTTTGTTTTAAATGCAGGTACAGGAATATTTTCAAGCCCTGAAGGAATTCAAAAAAGCATTGAAAAATTTAGAGAAGAGCTTGATAAAACATGAGAACTTATAAAAAAATAATAAAAGACTCTACCTTTTTTCCAATATCACTTTTTGAGTTAAATGAATTAAATAAAATTTGTACTGTTGCTAAAAGACTGGATAATAGAAATGCTATTCCTGCTACAAGTAGCAATTTTAGCATTCGTGCAAAAAATGATGATGCTTTTTTAATTACGAGATCTGGCCTTCATAAAAGAAATTTAAATCCTACTCATTTTATTCGTACAAATTTATTTGGAAAACCTTTGCATCCAATTTCTCCAAAGCCAAGTGATGAAACATTATTGCATGCAATGATTTATCGAAATTTTAGCGTAGCCCATTCAGTGATTCATTGTCATGCACCCGAATTAGAATCCATATCTTTATTAAATTGCGAAATTTTGAAACAGGATAAAAATGAAAACGAATATTTAACTTGTGGCTATTATAAAATAAAAGGTCATGAAGTTTTAAAAGCATTAGGTTTTAAAACTCATTTAGAGGATTATTTTTTACCTGTCATAAAAAATGATCAAGATATGGAAAAACTTTCCCATTTGATCGAATATTATTTTTTTAAACATCAGCAAAAATTACCTATGTGTGCTTTTCATATTGAAAATCATGGGATTTATTGTTTTGGAAATTCTGTTCATCAAGCAGAACTTCGAATTGAATCCATTTTGCATTTATTAACCAGCCTAAAGTAGATACTTTTCAAACCGACTAAACATAAGAGTTTTTTAATTTAAACAAATTAAGGGTTCTATGTTTAATAAAGAGAAATTACAAAATATAAGATTTCCTCTTACTATTAAAATAGCTTTATCTCTTATTTTAATCATTTTTATTGTAATGGGAGTAAGTACATTTTTAGATATTAAAGAAAATAGAAAAGATATGGAAAATTATGAAAAGAAAAATAACATATCCGCATTTACCTCTGCATTACCCGTAATGGAAAATGCTCTTTGGGAAATAGATTTTAAGACAATTAATTCCACTTTAAATCAAATGATGAAAAACCCTAATGTTATTTCAGTCTCTCTTTTTTCTGAAACAGGTTACTCTATCTCTTATGTAGAAAAAGGTTCAAAAAAAGAATTATTAAATTTAAATTTAGAAGACTTTATTAGTAACGAAGATAAAGACAGACTTT
Coding sequences within it:
- a CDS encoding RuBisCO large subunit C-terminal-like domain-containing protein, whose amino-acid sequence is MVSFIKNKELLSPLTKEAHAFAKFRINAKKYSASLIEEIAIGQSIGAWEEQHVEPRLLKTKVAKIIACESNENFHEATVAFPVNIWHRKLSWLFAILFGKMSFYEGVQLNSVWFSPDCFDEENLIGPKYSPQSLRSLVGAKKDSPLLMGILKPNVAMSAEKISQLFLEASEAGTHILKDDEIRHDNSPLEAIKRVEIIANESAKRNIKSIYAVHLQIEGTKYIEHAKRLIDAGAQSFLINTWTSGIECLQEIRKVTNIPILSHPSLVGAFGLSEENSTIHPRVTLAQFIRAAGADLSLFPSPYGKLGLEKSIALEIANCCLTKNENWPIQPMMPVPSAGIKPEHAPLAKKDFGNDFVLNAGTGIFSSPEGIQKSIEKFREELDKT
- a CDS encoding class II aldolase/adducin family protein, translating into MRTYKKIIKDSTFFPISLFELNELNKICTVAKRLDNRNAIPATSSNFSIRAKNDDAFLITRSGLHKRNLNPTHFIRTNLFGKPLHPISPKPSDETLLHAMIYRNFSVAHSVIHCHAPELESISLLNCEILKQDKNENEYLTCGYYKIKGHEVLKALGFKTHLEDYFLPVIKNDQDMEKLSHLIEYYFFKHQQKLPMCAFHIENHGIYCFGNSVHQAELRIESILHLLTSLK